The stretch of DNA atgtttatttttttgttggtgCCCTCGTTTAATCTCCAAaatcttctacatatttatccgtGCCAGTCGTTTGCCTGGTGcacgtttgttcatattgttttctaagtagttgtgtattaatatttaaattgcacttcatattggtagtaatcacgacggtaaacatattaatattatgatgtatagtatttagataatattataatacaatagtatttatatctgcaaagttttGAAGAAGACTACTGGTATAAACCATATGGTTTCCACGGCAATGGACGTCACGTGTCCCTCATCAAgcttagagaagattgaagcaaggcgtctggacttaccagctgtatttatccatgaagcccaAAGAAActgagccgctagtcagactacaggcgtagTCTGactagcagtagtagtagtagaatgggaggacgagcttttagctaccaggcaccactattatggaaccagttaccattctgggtccgagaggcagacactgcctccacctttaagactagacttaaaacttttctgtttagtaaggcgtatagttagccttagactcaagacctgcatactgacctgcagtccggcccctgatctctcctgtgctcatcgacttcactagcccctgctgctcatctttgctttgattactatcaaattactattactacttgtGGACTGACaacatatatagatatccattataatataatcactgtttcatcttgctgtcatgtttgctctgtactgtatcatgtttgtctcatgtttgctcctctctctctctctctcttgcttcttcatcctctctgtcctgtctccctgttcttctcctcctctacccggccgactagcagcaggactggttctcccttaagctgacgggtcctgctcaaggtttcttcctcttaaagggagtttttccttgccacagtgctcgtAGGGGGGctcgggttctgggtctcacgcacgtttctgtgaagcgctttgagaccatttctgatagtaaaatgcgctatataaataaaactgaatttaattgaattgaattggtaTCTCCACCACCAACATCTGTTCAACTTGTAGTTACTGTCAGTGAGTTgccaataaaatgcaaatagcggcacactaggagcacatttctgctttaacacataaactttgaagacaaagtgttcactgCCCATGTTCACATTTACAATATGTTCACAGTTGTTACAATGACTTACATAGCTTTACAGGAGTTCATCCATAACATAAACTGACTGCGTAGGAACACACTGTGCGTAAAGCAAAGCTTTACGTGGCTTCTGTGGCTAGTTAGCACCGCACccattattatataaatagtaTTACGCACTGTTTTCATACACTAACATTTTCACTTGGCAGATCTAGCCTGCAATAACTGccacatttgttgtttatatttgttatgatgatgttacgtgtttttttttacctgtgaaTGATACCAGGCTGATGCAGGTCACGGTGCTCGACCACAGTCGTCTTCTGTGAACACATACTGCGCGTTTACTTTCTCGTTGTCACCACCAGCAGTGGCCGACCGTCTCTAGCAGCTTAGCAGCACTTAGCTACAGGGTACAGGGCAGTGAGGGCATGTCACAGATCATGTGAAGATATTATTTCATTGCATTTACTATTATCTTGGGCCACACAGACTGACTTATACACACAATAACAATATGGAAAAAATCACTTTGACAAAAGGACACTTTGGACATCAATAGGCAAAGGGGCAGGTGCTCTAGtctttacttatgtagatggaGGGAGTGGTGTAGAACAGGGGTCACCAAATGGCGGACCATGGTCTTATAGTCCAAACAGcaggttattctttaaaacctgacgGGGCGCTTCTATTTTAACTGCCGCAGATTTAGTTGACTTCACCGTAGTGGCTTAGCGCATGAGGAAACGCACAGACCAATTGCATACAAGTTTATCCATCCCACGTGAtaactctcagccaatcaaatctgggcATTTCCCCTATGGAATGACCTTGTGGACTTGTGCCCTTATTGGTCAATCCAGAAGGCAGCTTGACCACAATAATCCAGATTTATACTGCTACATTTTTATCATATACATTCTTTTTCCAACATCCACATCATTTATGAATAAATGTTGTTATTTTAAGGGGTCTTCTTAAACACTAGGAGCAGATTTAACATCACTTTTTGTCCTTGTGTGCAGgttagtgtgtgttcacattttaACCGCAACATTTTCTAGTGTCTGTCATTAGTTTGTCAATCAATAGATAAcagctcatttcctgtttgtctctggCTTTTGTTGAAGAAGGACTAAAGAAGAACAAACTGAACCACAGATATTGCCAGAGAAGACACCACCCCTTTGTCATGTGTAGACACATTATCAGTCACAAAAGTGAAACTACTGTTTCAAACCAGACGAACCCACTGCTGTGGAAGGACTCATAAGTTTGGATCCAGGCGAGTATTTCATTTATCATGGAATTTACtgattttacacacactgcCTCAATATTTGATGACTTTGTTCTGATAAGACCACTCACACTGTTTTATGAATTAAAGTGCAAAAATGTGCATTTGACTGCAGTCTGATTATGGTATATTTGAGTTTGTATCTGTGTCTTTGGTGCCCTGTgtttaacatgcacacagaggtgaagcagctgatagcTGACTTGgcctgtattttattttaaaatcgACTATTAATAGTCCAGCCCACCAGGGGTTAAATTGAAAACATTTCCCTGAAAAATTCCTTTACCACAGTATCAGGTCATTAACACATTTACAGTcacaatgttgatgaagattctcagtcatccaggtcatttttattcagaaggttgaagacaggcatctggacttgtagagtttccttgaagacatttcgctgatccaccaagcagcttcatccgtTCTACAATGTATCAGGCAGGACACTACGGACAACTGTCTGCTATGTCATGAAAGGAAATGATTATGTTTACCTCTGTTTTACTGCAGATATTCGTTCTCATCATGGAGGCTGAAACTGATGCTGAAATTAGACAAATACTGCAGAACAGTGATCAAAGCCTGGCTGCTGCAAAGATCAAAGAAGTTTTGGAAAGGCAGAACAACATTTCACTCAACATCGCCGTCACTGGAGAGACTGGCTCTAGTAAATTTCACCTTTATTAATGCCTTTAGAGGTCtaaatgatgaagatgagggagCTGCACTCACTGGTTGTAAAGAAACCACCAAAGAGGTTACTAATGTGACCTTCTGGGATCTCCCTGGTATCGGCACCACCAACTTTCCagctaaaaaatacaaaaagaaagtTGGACTGGAGAAGTTTGACTTCTTCATCATAATTTCAGCTACCCGCTTCAGAGAAAATGATGTCAGACTTGCAAAGGAGATccagaagatgaagaaaaagtTCTACTTTGTCCGCTCAAAGATCGACAGTGATTTAGATAATGAAAAGAAATGCAGGACCAACTTCAACAGAGAGGAGACTCTGACAGACATCAAGCAGGACTGCATTAAAGGTGAGCTTTCTGTActgactcaacaagctcattaggaaggctggctcggtgctgggagtggagctggagtctgtggtggaggtgacggagaggaggatactgaggaaactcctcagtattcgtaacaacacgtctcaccccctgcacgacacactgctgtcctacaggagcacattcagtggtagactgagactaccgaggagcagcacagaacgccacaggaggtccttcctgccagtggccatcagactgtataactcctcccctttctgtagggagaagcgctagacaatcatgtcaggcatcactgtcattcctatattatgtttacttagcaccttacatctccatattgtatccatgtatcatatattgtgctcataccgcgtactgtactctttttggattatagtgacacttatactcttatactctgtacttaactgcatttaatgtaacttaatacctctggcacaagaatttccttcgggattaataaagttttatcttatcttatcttatcttatcttaatgtTATCCTGTTACAACATTACAATGCAGTTCAATGCATAATGTTACAGTGGGGGTGCTGAGGGTCCTCAGCTTTTTCTGTGGACCCcataatttgtaaaaaaaacatttaaaataaaggaTGTATCCAAAGTACAGTTGATTTACTGTTGACTAACATTAAATATTATCAACACAGAAAATCATACTAAGATGACTTATTGCTGCTGTCTGCATCGTCACACCCTGACACAGCTCCCTGTCTGATAGAAGTCAGTTTATTATCTGAACACTCATGCAGATTTAAGTCTGACAAGTAGAAACCCTGTTTCAGAAACCCCCTTTCTGTGTATCAGAATGGaattttctctttttcattACATATTTACAACTGCATATTAGGGCTGTATTTTACAGCTATGATGTTTTactctccctgtgcctgtgtcatgcttgttagaatagaatagaatacaataatagaatatactttattattcTATTCTAACATGCACGACTTTAGAATGTTAGGtcaattgcctgtaggtgtgcgtgtgaatgtgaatggttgtctgtctgtatgttgccctgtggactggtgacctgtcaaGGGTGTACTCTGCCTCTCACCTGGAGAGAGCTGAGATAGGCTTCagctccctgtgaccctgcactgcagaatCAAGcaggttaatagatgatggatggatgttctgCTCGTTAAAGTCGTTAAATAACAACAATGGTAAAATCTGAGTTGTATTTTGCCCTTTTTTCTAACGCAGGTCTTCAAGATGCAGGTTTTGAGTCTCCACAGGTCTTCCTGGTGTCCAGCTTTGAGCTCCATGAGTATGACTTCTCTCTGCTACAGGAGACATTAGAGAGAGAACTTCCTGAACACAAGAGGAACGCTCTGCTGATGACCACACCCATCACCAGCCTGGAGATCattgctaaaaagaaaaaagcttttAAGTCTCAAATTAAATACTGGGCTGCTGCAtctgcagctggagcagctgtTCCTGTTCCTGGTCTTTCTATTGCTGTTGATGTAAGCATACTGATTGCTGCTATCACACAGTATGTACATGGGTTTGGCCTTGATGTTCCAACAGTGAAGAGGGTTGCTGTCAGAACAGGTGTGTCATATGATGATCTGCTTGCTGTCATTGTTTCAccactggctgcagcagaaGTCACTCCTACACTTCTCCTCAGAGTGATGGCCTCACTAGCAGGCACAGCTGCATTAatggcagcagaggaaggaTCCAGGTTCATTCCATTTATTGGAATCCCAATAGCAATGGGCCTCTCTTATGTCACAACCTCCAGAGTTCTACGTCACATCCTCGACATACTTGCTGAGGATTCAGAGAGAGTCTTTAGAAAGGCTTTTGGTTCTAAGTGAATACCTGCTGTGCATTTTAACCAATATGTGTTCATAgttgatcagtgtgtcagagggcCTCAGCAggtctctgtttctcttcttacagcttaaaacattaaaacttcCCTTCTTCATTTGAACATACAAAGAAATGTTATCCTATTATTCATGTGCAAAATGTCAAAACTCTGTTGAATGTTGTTGTTCTGCCTTTTCTATGTCTTTGTAACAGCTTTGCTTCACTACTAGTAGTATAGTTGTTGTCTGTCCACACCTGTTTGCTTCCCTCTAGTGGTCACAGTGATGCATGACAACAGATGTAATGATTATTTCCACAATGATGTTGATCACTATtataacatttatgacttgTTTTCCACATGGTAACATATTGATACATATTGATTGTTGCTcttctacatgcacacacatggatgttACTTTGattgtgaagaagaagaaaaaaaaaacaatgtattgtaATGGACAAAGGTTTATTGTAACCCTACAAAAGACACAGGGtgagaaaaatacaaaacaaaataaaattatagAAATGAAAAAAGGTTTCTCATCCTTATACAAGTCTCAGGACTATCCATCATACACGGACCagtttaattattattcatattttttaaatataacagTTTGTCATAATGCTGCAGCAGTCTGATAGGAGGACGGAAAACATATGAGTCCACCCAGATCCAGCATTCCGCCCAGCAACCACAGCAGCCTCATCAgtgcacataaaacacaaacaaagaaaccAACAACAGATAagagtccacaaggtggcgacaAGTCACCTCACCACAACCACTTTCTACACAACTACCgctcactgtcagcactcagtgagtccacacactcatccagcatcaacatCCATCCTCTGAGgtatgctggacctgaagatgtggcctgtgatgtctGCACTGGAAGAAAACTGAAAGCCTTCAAATCCTGCATGCAGTGTTTGGCTTCATACTGTaagaaacacctgcagcttcatTATGATGTGCCTCGActgaagaaacacaagctggtgGAGCCCTCCAAGAACCTCCAGGACAACATCTGCTCTCgtcatgatgaggtgatgaagatgttctgccgcactgatcagcagtctgtctgttatctctgctctgtggatggACATAAAGGCCACGACAtagtctcagctgcagcagagaggactgagaggcagagagagctccAGGAGAGTCTCCAACAAATCCTGCAGAGagtccaggacagagagggagatgtgaagctgctccaacagcaggtggaggccatcagtcgctctgctgataaaacagtggagaaCAGTGAGAAAATCTTCACTGAGCTGATCCGTCTGATCCAgaaaagaagctctgatgtgaagcagcaggtcagatcccagcaggaagctgaagtgAGTCGAGTCGCAGCgcgtcaggaggagctggagcaggagatcactgagctgaagaggaaagctgctgagctggagcaactctcacacacagaggaccacatCCACTTTCTACACAACTACCGCccactgtcagcactcagtgagtccacacactcatccagcatcaacatccgtcctctgaggtactttgaggatgtgacagcagctgtgtcagagctcagagacaaactacaggacactcTGGGACAGACGT from Parambassis ranga chromosome 22, fParRan2.1, whole genome shotgun sequence encodes:
- the LOC114427846 gene encoding tripartite motif-containing protein 16-like — its product is MSPPRSSIPPSNHSSLISAHKTQTKKPTTDKSPQGGDKSPHHNHFLHNYRSLSALSESTHSSSINIHPLRYAGPEDVACDVCTGRKLKAFKSCMQCLASYCKKHLQLHYDVPRLKKHKLVEPSKNLQDNICSRHDEVMKMFCRTDQQSVCYLCSVDGHKGHDIVSAAAERTERQRELQESLQQILQRVQDREGDVKLLQQQVEAISRSADKTVENSEKIFTELIRLIQKRSSDVKQQVRSQQEAEVSRVAARQEELEQEITELKRKAAELEQLSHTEDHIHFLHNYRPLSALSESTHSSSINIRPLRYFEDVTAAVSELRDKLQDTLGQTWTNISLSEVDVLLSEPQTRAGFLQYSCELTLDPNTAYRHLELSEGNRKVTCVTQQQPYSDHPDRFTKRAQVLSRESLTGRCYWEVEWSGGVYVAVAYKSISRAGSGIECGFGYNDKSWALDCHQNRYRFYHNSMDTEVSGPPSSRVGVYLDHRAGILSFYSVSETMTLLHRVQTTFTEPLYAGLWVSLFSSGELCSVE